One region of Lampris incognitus isolate fLamInc1 chromosome 12, fLamInc1.hap2, whole genome shotgun sequence genomic DNA includes:
- the tmem119b gene encoding transmembrane protein 119b: MFLVALHLTSLSVILWPGSSVGTPHPFQISLEGSGDGEENSNLFPTLSSLATRHPAMEYNPKHGGRSNLNTEFLNQVVKFLQENLFLIVVGATLLIIVFLIIIGAVLIHCRHKVNAYYPSSFPSKMYVDQRDKTGGTKPFMEVPEKISDVQESEEIDAGKKLQADIMRAAKGLRTLNKLFDPYQKTADEDPEDTPGKDDSIPDKRMSDLHDHKEVCQPSDNEAAALTSKLPEQAHLEEEEEEESDVHPADAGPSLGPQSHRPLSQHIYSDSAKLQLITGEKTAF, encoded by the coding sequence ATGTTCCTGGTGGCACTCCACCTGACAAGTCTCTCCGTGATACTGTGGCCCGGCAGCAGCGTGGGTACACCCCATCCTTTTCAAATTTCGCTGGAAGGGAGTGGAGATGGGGAGGAGAATAGTAACTTGTTCCCAACCCTTTCATCGCTGGCCACCCGTCATCCTGCCATGGAATACAACCCCAAACACGGTGGACGCAGCAATTTAAATACAGAATTCCTGAATCAAGTTGTAAAATTCCTGCAGGAGAACCTGTTTCTCATCGTTGTTGGAGCTACCCTTCTCATCATTGTCTTCCTCATTATCATTGGTGCGGTCCTCATTCATTGCAGGCATAAAGTTAATGCCTACTACCCTTCCTCCTTCCCCTCTAAAATGTATGTGGACCAGAGGGACAAAACTGGCGGTACTAAGCCCTTTATGGAAGTGCCAGAGAAAATCTCTGATGTGCAGGAAAGTGAGGAAATCGATGCCGGTAAGAAGCTCCAGGCAGACATAATGAGGGCTGCTAAGGGCCTTCGGACACTGAACAAGTTGTTTGACCCCTATCAGAAAACAGCGGATGAAGATCCTGAAGATACCCCTGGTAAAGATGACAGTATTCCTGACAAAAGGATGTCAGATCTGCATGATCACAAGGAGGTCTGTCAGCCCTCAGACAATGAAGCAGCTGCACTGACCAGCAAACTTCCAGAACAGGCACAtcttgaggaggaggaggaagaggagtcagATGTGCATCCAGCTGACGCGGGTCCATCTCTGGGACCACAGAGCCACAGGCCTTTATCACAACATATTTACAGTGACTCTGCAAAGCTCCAGCTAATCACAGGAGAGAAAACTGCATTCTAA
- the selplg gene encoding P-selectin glycoprotein ligand 1, which produces MMIVTIEKYPAVLWGIFLLFSVECNNGTNPESTSTHTVTQVMFTTDKASHLGSPESIGNTTSKVDPKDQVTVTQNLFHKLTGTSVPTTKATPKKIMSFSVENGKAISSAQSPNLDPRHTTSGVISGSTTKIMVTNSSPNLDAIATVLPAMELGSDAPSTSPALTRIPETVKQTQQQSSSQESAMTSLKLPTTASTTGFVHTLQHSSTQTPNITIRLSSVIPKFTMTPTSPQGVNYSTVSPSIATISTLRGSSASEASTNSLPVNTTKTSTNNTEIISTSRRQSPSWTPTSSSMSSSSKGPNSTTEFPSTNQTLSTTSNISTTAVSTNSTAGVFIPQVPRRLPFFTTKPTQATLTATFKNVAHGSGVQPCFSKKNGLINKCLIAIASLAGLATLFMVATVILCAKLSSQKHSYQVKKDQQGTEMVCISALLPDRNFSYERQHNPKTRGALLPSSKWDSDEEGSDNLTLNSFLPENDNFV; this is translated from the coding sequence ATGATGATAGTCACCATTGAGAAGTATCCAGCTGTGCTATGGGGcatatttcttttgttttctgtGGAATGTAATAATGGTACCAACCCAGAAAGCACCAGCACCCACACAGTTACCCAGGTCATGTTTACCACTGACAAAGCCAGCCATCTGGGCTCGCCTGAATCTatcggcaacacaacatccaaaGTCGACCCCAAAGACCAAGTCACTGTGACCCAAAATCTTTTTCACAAACTTACAGGTACAAGTGTTCCAACAACAAAAGCAACACCAAAGAAGATTATGTCATTTTCAGTGGAAAATGGAAAGGCAATCAGCAGTGCACAAAGTCCAAACCTTGACCCTCGGCACACAACCTCTGGTGTGATCTCAGGGAGCACTACAAAAATTATGGTTACCAACTCTAGTCCAAACTTGGATGCTATTGCCACAGTCCTTCCAGCTATGGAGCTGGGCTCAGATGCACCGTCAACTTCACCCGCTCTTACAAGAATTCCAGAAACAGTAAAACAAACACAGCAGCAATCCTCAAGTCAAGAATCAGCCATGACATCCCTTAAACTGCCTACTACAGCGTCGACTACAGGATTTGTTCATACCCTGCAACACAGTTCTACCCAGACGCCTAACATTACAATCAGATTATCTTCAGTCATTCCCAAATTTACTATGACACCAACCTCCCCCCAGGGAGTTAACTATTCCACAGTATCACCCAGTATTGCCACTATCTCTACCTTGAGAGGATCATCAGCTTCTGAGGCCAGCACCAACTCTTTGCCCGTTAACACAACTAAGACCTCCACCAACAACACTGAGATTATTTCCACGTCTCGACGCCAGTCTCCTTCTTGGACACCAACTTCTTCGTCAATGTCCTCTTCCTCAAAAGGGCCAAACTCTACCACTGAGTTCCCCTCAACCAATCAGACACTTTCAACCACTTCTAACATCTCAACCACTGCTGTCTCCACCAATTCTACTGCGGGAGTTTTCATTCCTCAAGTTCCCAGGAGGTTGCCATTTTTTACCACAAAACCGACCCAAGCAACTTTGACAGCAACCTTCAAAAACGTTGCACATGGCTCAGGGGTCCAGCCTTGCTTCAGCAAAAAAAATGGTTTGATTAACAAGTGTCTTATTGCTATTGCCTCCCTGGCTGGGTTGGCCACTTTGTTTATGGTGGCAACTGTTATTCTCTGTGCCAAATTGTCCTCCCAGAAGCACAGTTACCAAGTCAAGAAGGATCAGCAAGGTACCGAGATGGTGTGTATCTCTGCTCTGCTACCAGACAGAAACTTCTCATATGAGAGACAGCATAACCCAAAGACCAGGGGAGCCCTTCTGCCCAGCTCAAAATGGGACAGTGATGAGGAAGGAAGTGATAACCTCACACTCAACAGCTTTCTTCCAGAAAATGACAATTTCGTGTAG